One Tripterygium wilfordii isolate XIE 37 chromosome 10, ASM1340144v1, whole genome shotgun sequence DNA segment encodes these proteins:
- the LOC120007034 gene encoding acetolactate synthase small subunit 1, chloroplastic-like yields the protein MAAAATPCSTGFRTQTPCPKLDLYNGLSRLRYEPVHWRVPSWRTSYFELLSVATIMTRKKNKLKKFCATAEKDNAVTVTRSLRPSVTRSKVQRHTISVFVGDESGIINRIAGVFARRGYNIESLAVGLNKEKALFTIVVSGTEKILRQVVEQLNKLVNVIKVEDISREPQVERELMLIKLNADQSNCSEIKWLVDIFRARIVDISAHSLTVEVTGDPGKMVAVQKNFSKFGIKELARTGKIALRRERIGESAPFWRFSTSSYPDLEGKSSGDASAGKSNGSPNGNAIAYSKGDVYPVEPYDDFLVNQVLDAHWGVIYGEEASGLQSHTLSMLVNDTPGVLSILTSVISRRGYNIQSLAVGPAERGGLSRITTVVPGTNESIDKLVQQLHKLIDLHEVQDITHLPFAERELMLIKISVNTAARRDVLDIARIFRAKAVDVSDHTITLEVTGDLNKMVALQRLLEPYGICEVARTGRLALVRESGVDSTYLRGYSLPL from the exons ATGGCGGCTGCTGCGACCCCGTGCTCAACTGGCTTTAGGACTCAGACCCCATGTCCGAAACTGGATTTATATAATGGGCTTTCAAGGTTGAGATATGAGCCTGTGCATTGGAGGGTACCCAGTTGGAGAACAAGTTATTTTGAGCTGCTTTCAGTAGCAACAATAATGACTCGGAAGAAGAATAAGCTGAAAAAGTTTTGTGCTACAGCTGAAAAGGACAATGCCGTGACTGTTACCCGTTCTCTGCGTCCTTCTGTCACTCGCTCCAA GGTGCAACGCCACACTATTTCAGTGTTCGTTGGTGATGAGAGTGGGATTATAAACCGGATTGCAGGGGTTTTCGCAAGGAGGGGTTACAACATTGAATCTCTCGCTGTTGGTCTAAACAAGGAAAAGGCTTTGTTTACCATTGTTGTATCCGGAACTGAAAAAATTTTACGGCAGGTTGTGGAGCAGCTTAACAAGCTTGTCAATGTCATAAAG GTGGAAGATATCTCTAGGGAGCCACAAGTAGAACGTGAACTAATGCTCATAAAGCTCAATGCTGATCAAAGTAACTGCTCTGAG ATCAAGTGGTTAGTAGACATCTTCAGAGCAAGAATTGTGGATATCTCAGCACATTCACTGACAGTTGAG GTCACTGGAGACCCTGGGAAGATGGTTGCTGTCCAGAAAAACTTTAGCAAGTTTGGAATCAAAGAACTTGCTCGAACTGGAAAG ATTGCCCTAAGACGGGAACGGATTGGTGAGTCAGCTCCATTTTGGAGATTTTCTACATCTTCTTATCCTGATCTTGAAGGAAAATCTTCTGGTGATGCTTCTGCTGGGAAATCAAATGGATCACCCAATGGCAATGCCATTGCATACTCAAAG GGTGATGTATATCCAGTGGAGCCTTACGATGACTTCTTAGTAAATCAAGTTCTTGATGCTCACTGGGGTGTTATCTATGGTGAAGAG GCAAGTGGACTTCAGTCACACACTTTATCTATGCTTGTAAATGACACTCCTGGGGTTCTCAGCATACTTACCAGTGTTATATCTCGAAGAGGTTATAACATTCAG AGTCTAGCAGTGGGGCCTGCTGAGAGAGGGGGCCTTTCTCGCATCACCACTGTTGTGCCTGGAACAAATGAGTCAATTGACAAGTTGGTTCAGCAACTTCACAAGTTAATAGATCTTCATGAG GTTCAAGATATAACACACTTGCCATTTGCAGAGCGAGAGTTGATGCTTATTAAAATTTCTGTGAACACTGCCGCTAGGAGGGATGTCCTTGATATTGCCAGAATATTCCGAGCCAAAGCTGTTGATGTGTCTGATCACACAATTACCCTTGAG